One genomic segment of Erysipelotrichaceae bacterium 66202529 includes these proteins:
- a CDS encoding dipeptide ABC transporter ATP-binding protein — translation MEDKKVILEVKDLKKYFPLGKGKLDKNKKYVKAVDGVSFKLYEGETLGLVGESGCGKSTLGRAILRLHEPTSGEVHFNGEDILKKSRKEMRKLREDMQIIFQDPYSSLNPRMNVYNILSEPLVAHGYFKKGEDLKQYVLNLMEKCGLPPYYCYRYPHQFSGGQRQRIGIARSLVLDPSFIICDEPVSALDVSIQSQIINLMMDMQEERKISYIFISHDLSVVKHISNRVGVMYLGSLVELADKDEIYENPQHPYTKALMAAIPKPDPTQRSSMEAIHGEIPSNVNVPSGCKFHPRCPYAKDICKTQEPAAKEIRPGHVVLCHFGGEF, via the coding sequence ATGGAAGATAAAAAAGTAATTCTTGAAGTCAAAGATCTGAAAAAATATTTCCCTCTTGGAAAAGGAAAGCTCGATAAAAATAAAAAATATGTTAAAGCGGTTGATGGTGTTTCTTTTAAGCTCTATGAAGGTGAAACGCTCGGTCTCGTTGGTGAATCAGGTTGTGGTAAATCCACATTAGGACGTGCTATCTTACGTCTGCATGAGCCAACAAGCGGCGAAGTTCACTTCAATGGTGAAGATATCCTTAAAAAAAGCCGTAAGGAAATGCGGAAGCTGCGTGAGGATATGCAGATTATTTTCCAAGATCCATATAGCTCCCTAAATCCTCGTATGAATGTTTATAATATTCTGAGTGAACCTCTGGTTGCACATGGATATTTTAAAAAGGGTGAAGATCTTAAACAATATGTTCTTAATCTGATGGAAAAGTGTGGACTTCCTCCTTATTACTGTTACCGCTATCCGCATCAGTTCTCCGGTGGACAGCGCCAGCGTATTGGTATTGCCCGTTCTTTGGTTCTTGATCCAAGCTTTATCATTTGTGATGAGCCTGTTTCAGCACTGGATGTATCCATTCAGTCGCAGATTATCAACCTGATGATGGATATGCAGGAGGAACGTAAAATTTCCTACATCTTTATTTCTCACGACCTGAGTGTTGTAAAACACATCAGTAACCGTGTTGGTGTTATGTATCTTGGTTCTCTGGTTGAGCTTGCGGATAAAGATGAAATCTATGAAAATCCGCAGCACCCGTATACCAAGGCGCTGATGGCTGCCATTCCGAAACCGGATCCGACACAGCGTTCCAGTATGGAAGCCATTCATGGAGAGATTCCAAGCAATGTCAACGTACCTAGCGGATGTAAATTCCACCCTCGTTGTCCATATGCAAAGGATATCTGTAAAACGCAGGAGCCGGCCGCAAAAGAAATCAGACCGGGTCATGTCGTTCTCTGCCACTTCGGTGGTGAATTCTAG